One Malus domestica chromosome 11, GDT2T_hap1 genomic region harbors:
- the LOC103453354 gene encoding probable calcium-binding protein CML48 → MASNGKYGSHPYAPSAPYLPESYGQQHTQYPHGYGQPQQQHNSSSSSPQYSHGYGQPQHQPYGSSFSHSSSSYGQSGFPAGTDPAVIRSFEMVDRDRSGYIDEHELQQALSSGYQRFSLRTIRLLIFLFKSPTDSLKVGPKEFAALWTCLGQWRSIFERYDKDRSGKIDSMELRDALYGLGLAMPPSALQLLISKYDDGSGRRVELNFDSFVECGMIVRGLTDRFKEKDRRYTGSATFDYDEFMSMVIPFLVSYN, encoded by the exons ATGGCTTCCAATGGGAAATACGGCTCTCACCCTTACGCGCCCTCTGCGCCATACCTGCCCGAGTCCTACGGGCAGCAGCACACCCAATACCCCCATGGTTACGGGCAGCCCCAACAGCAGCATAATTCGTCGTCTTCTTCTCCCCAGTACTCCCATGGTTACGGGCAGCCGCAGCACCAGCCATATGGGTCGTCTttttctcattcttcttcttcatatgGGCAGTCGGGTTTTCCCGCAGGGACCGACCCGGCCGTGATTAGAAGCTTTGAGATGGTGGACAGGGACAGGAGTGGGTACATCGACGAGCACGAGCTGCAGCAAGCTCTGTCTTCTGGGTACCAGAGGTTTAGCCTCAGGACCATTCGCCTGCTCATTTTTCTCTTCAAAAGTCCCACGGATTCTCTCAAAGTCG GGCCGAAGGAGTTTGCTGCACTCTGGACTTGTCTTGGACAATGGCGA tCCATATTCGAGAGGTATGACAAAGATAGGAGTGGAAAGATTGATTCTATGGAACTGAGAGATGCACTCTACGGTCTAGGCCTTGCCATGCCACCTTCTGCTCTTCAACTTTTGATTTCCAAATATGACGATGGAAGCGGGCGCAGGGTTGAACTCAACTTTGACAGTTTTGTCGA ATGCGGgatgattgtgagg GGTTTGACCGATAGGTTCAAAGAGAAAGATCGGCGGTATACTGGTTCGGCAACTTTTGATTACGACGAATTTATGTCTATGGTCATCCCATTTCTTGTGTCGTATAATTGA